From a region of the Butyrivibrio sp. AE3004 genome:
- a CDS encoding ABC transporter permease, which produces MKKFILKRLLISVVLLFFVSMIIYTIMRCMPTSYVEQQAMALSTKPGAKSYSEWVEQLNAQYGLDTGVIQGYFKWASKAIKLDFGDSWYWNQPVLQKFSSVIWYSFALGLVTFILEIIIAIPAGVAAARRQYSATDYAVTVIALIGISLPSFFFATILKYILSVKLGWLDLYGIVGRMHESYSQTGKILDMARHMIMPVITLTVVSVGSLMRYTRTNMLEVLNADYIRTARAKGLSENKVVNYHAFRNTLIPIVTLLGGSLPGLFSGAMITETLFQIPGIGYTSYQCVVQGDIPFVMFYMVFMAVLILLGNLIADILYAVVDPRVRVN; this is translated from the coding sequence ATGAAGAAATTCATACTAAAGCGTCTGCTCATATCGGTAGTATTATTGTTTTTCGTATCAATGATCATTTATACAATCATGAGATGTATGCCTACATCATACGTTGAACAGCAGGCGATGGCTTTATCAACAAAGCCCGGCGCAAAAAGTTACTCAGAGTGGGTAGAACAGTTAAACGCTCAGTACGGTCTGGACACGGGGGTAATCCAGGGCTACTTTAAATGGGCATCAAAAGCAATAAAGCTTGATTTTGGTGATTCCTGGTATTGGAATCAGCCGGTTTTACAGAAATTCAGCAGTGTTATCTGGTATTCATTTGCACTTGGCCTTGTTACATTTATTTTGGAAATAATAATCGCAATACCTGCAGGTGTAGCTGCTGCAAGAAGGCAGTATTCTGCAACAGACTATGCAGTTACGGTTATCGCACTTATCGGAATTTCGCTTCCGAGCTTTTTCTTTGCGACGATTTTGAAGTATATACTTTCAGTTAAACTTGGATGGCTTGACCTTTATGGCATTGTAGGAAGAATGCATGAGAGTTATTCACAGACAGGTAAAATTCTTGATATGGCGCGTCATATGATCATGCCTGTTATAACACTCACAGTTGTAAGCGTTGGTTCACTTATGCGTTACACAAGAACAAACATGCTTGAAGTTTTAAATGCTGATTATATCAGAACAGCAAGGGCGAAGGGACTTTCTGAGAATAAGGTAGTTAATTATCATGCTTTCAGAAACACACTTATCCCGATTGTAACTCTTCTTGGTGGATCACTTCCGGGACTCTTTAGTGGTGCTATGATCACAGAGACATTGTTCCAGATTCCCGGTATCGGTTATACATCATATCAGTGCGTAGTACAGGGTGATATCCCGTTTGTTATGTTCTACATGGTATTTATGGCAGTGCTTATTCTTTTGGGTAACCTTATCGCAGATATTCTCTATGCGGTAGTTGATCCCAGAGTTAGAGTAAACTAA
- a CDS encoding WecB/TagA/CpsF family glycosyltransferase yields the protein MSFSRSQRRKRILLIVDAAALCLAYAAMITIRFNWYWKKEWMIPLYTMIFFMEILFATLVNVYLGRRFDYRPIEYLDPLEIFSGVFKNQVALFLFLLVVLMVSQNTYYVSRLAMGYLVVLNFVFVFSFRLIYRAILIKNGNPEVHRRKIAGLAFKNEIESVKAHLGKDLSLEFELDNVYSLDEAYYPENTRDIDDYEAAINRDQLVQKVKESGCSDIFVCIPDKLDIADFVRNDIVRRFGNEGINTYFGISLDGLWVTNHLIRGIGYYQAAYYSAMSKRCKVLGVNFAVSNVENAVLYVRSHIHDFFGKYICFCNVHTTVEASENPEYMHIQNSSALTFPDGQPIVNRIQKSGYVKAERIAGPDFMDAMFKSTMDGKLSHYFYGSSEETIELLKEKLPEKYPGIVIKGFYSPPFRELTPEEDNDIIEMLNASGADLIWIGLGAPKQEKWMAAHEGKLHGVMLGVGAGFNFYAGNIKRAPLWIRKIGMEWLYRLFQDPKRLLKRYFVSNAKFIWKVFVLRK from the coding sequence ATGAGCTTTTCACGCTCACAGAGAAGAAAAAGAATATTGTTGATTGTGGATGCGGCTGCGCTGTGTCTTGCATATGCCGCAATGATCACGATCAGGTTTAACTGGTATTGGAAAAAAGAGTGGATGATTCCGCTGTACACCATGATTTTTTTCATGGAAATCCTTTTTGCCACGCTTGTAAATGTATACCTTGGAAGAAGGTTTGATTACAGGCCTATTGAATATCTTGATCCGCTCGAAATATTCAGCGGAGTCTTCAAGAACCAGGTAGCGCTGTTTTTGTTTTTACTTGTTGTGCTTATGGTATCTCAGAATACTTACTATGTATCAAGGCTTGCCATGGGATATCTGGTTGTTCTTAATTTTGTGTTTGTATTTTCTTTCAGACTGATATACAGGGCAATACTTATTAAGAACGGCAATCCTGAGGTTCACAGAAGAAAAATAGCAGGACTTGCATTTAAAAATGAAATTGAATCGGTAAAAGCTCATCTCGGAAAAGATCTCAGTCTTGAATTTGAACTGGACAATGTTTATTCTCTCGATGAAGCGTATTATCCGGAAAATACAAGAGATATTGATGATTATGAAGCAGCAATTAACCGTGACCAGCTTGTTCAAAAGGTTAAAGAATCAGGATGCAGTGACATTTTTGTATGTATTCCCGATAAGCTTGATATAGCAGACTTCGTGCGTAATGATATTGTAAGAAGATTTGGAAACGAAGGTATTAATACATACTTTGGAATATCCCTTGACGGACTATGGGTAACTAACCATCTTATCAGAGGGATAGGATACTATCAGGCTGCTTATTACTCCGCAATGTCTAAAAGATGCAAAGTCCTTGGCGTTAATTTTGCAGTATCCAATGTAGAAAATGCGGTTCTGTATGTTAGAAGCCATATACATGATTTCTTTGGTAAGTATATATGCTTTTGTAATGTTCATACCACTGTGGAAGCCAGTGAAAATCCTGAATATATGCATATTCAAAACTCATCGGCACTCACTTTTCCAGATGGACAGCCTATTGTAAACAGAATTCAGAAATCAGGATATGTTAAAGCGGAGAGAATTGCCGGACCGGATTTTATGGATGCTATGTTTAAATCCACAATGGATGGTAAACTTTCGCATTACTTTTATGGGTCTTCGGAAGAAACCATCGAGCTTCTTAAGGAAAAACTTCCTGAGAAATATCCCGGCATAGTAATTAAGGGATTCTATTCACCGCCTTTCAGAGAATTAACACCTGAGGAGGATAATGATATAATAGAGATGCTTAATGCATCGGGTGCAGACCTTATCTGGATAGGGCTTGGTGCTCCAAAGCAGGAAAAATGGATGGCTGCTCATGAAGGAAAATTGCATGGAGTGATGCTTGGCGTTGGAGCAGGATTTAATTTTTACGCCGGAAATATAAAAAGAGCACCGCTATGGATCAGAAAAATTGGAATGGAATGGCTGTACAGACTGTTTCAGGATCCGAAACGTCTTCTCAAGAGATACTTTGTATCAAATGCAAAGTTTATTTGGAAGGTATTTGTTTTGAGGAAATAG
- a CDS encoding DegT/DnrJ/EryC1/StrS family aminotransferase — protein MDERFNGIKKFESKIWLSSPTMHGDELKWVTDAIDKNWVSTVGENINEAERLVQEMVGRKYAVGLSSGTAALHLAIRLAGEKLYGPQPANVGTLSGKKVFCSDMTFDATVNPVAYEGGEAVFIDTEADSWNMDPEALEKAFELYPDVKLIVIAYLYGTPGKIKEIRAIADKHGALIVEDAAESFGASYEGVQTGKFGDYSVISFNGNKIITGSAGGMFLTDSLSDCHKVRKLSTQAREDASWYQHEELGYNYRMSNIVAGVIRGQLPYLKEHIEAKKAIYYRYKEGLKDLPVSMNPIPDNTDPNYWLSCMIIDREALCPQVRSEKEVLYKSEPGKSCPSEILEALSYFNAEGRPIWKPMHMQPMYRNNIFITVQGIMRGRSNAYINEGTSVDVGADIFERGLCLPSDNKMTEEEQSVVIDIIHRCFR, from the coding sequence ATGGACGAAAGATTTAATGGTATAAAGAAGTTTGAAAGCAAGATATGGTTATCTTCTCCCACGATGCATGGAGATGAGCTCAAGTGGGTTACTGATGCCATAGATAAAAACTGGGTTTCCACAGTAGGTGAGAATATAAATGAGGCTGAGCGCCTTGTACAGGAAATGGTTGGAAGAAAATATGCCGTAGGACTCAGTTCCGGAACAGCGGCACTTCATCTGGCAATAAGACTTGCAGGAGAAAAGCTCTATGGACCGCAGCCTGCAAATGTGGGAACACTCAGCGGCAAAAAAGTATTCTGTTCCGATATGACATTTGATGCAACCGTAAATCCGGTGGCATATGAGGGCGGTGAGGCAGTTTTTATTGATACAGAGGCTGATTCCTGGAACATGGATCCCGAGGCCTTGGAGAAAGCATTTGAGCTTTATCCAGATGTGAAGCTTATAGTTATCGCATATCTGTACGGAACTCCCGGAAAGATAAAGGAGATAAGGGCTATAGCTGATAAGCATGGCGCTCTGATTGTTGAAGATGCTGCTGAATCTTTCGGCGCATCTTATGAAGGCGTGCAGACAGGAAAGTTTGGAGACTATAGCGTTATATCCTTTAACGGAAACAAGATAATTACAGGAAGTGCGGGGGGAATGTTTCTTACAGATTCTCTAAGTGACTGCCATAAGGTAAGAAAATTAAGTACTCAGGCCAGAGAGGATGCGTCCTGGTATCAGCATGAGGAACTCGGCTACAACTATCGTATGTCAAATATAGTTGCGGGGGTCATAAGAGGACAGCTTCCTTACCTTAAAGAACATATAGAGGCTAAGAAAGCCATTTACTATAGGTACAAAGAAGGCCTTAAGGATCTTCCTGTGTCAATGAATCCTATTCCGGATAATACCGATCCAAATTATTGGCTCAGCTGTATGATAATTGACAGGGAGGCTTTGTGTCCTCAGGTTAGATCTGAGAAAGAGGTTCTTTACAAGTCAGAGCCCGGAAAATCATGTCCTTCGGAGATACTTGAAGCTCTTTCATATTTTAACGCAGAGGGAAGACCTATCTGGAAGCCCATGCATATGCAGCCTATGTACAGAAATAATATCTTTATTACTGTGCAGGGGATTATGCGCGGTAGAAGTAATGCATATATAAATGAGGGAACTTCTGTTGATGTAGGTGCGGATATATTTGAGAGAGGTTTATGTCTTCCTTCAGATAATAAGATGACTGAAGAAGAGCAGAGCGTTGTGATAGATATAATTCACAGATGCTTTAGATAA
- a CDS encoding ABC transporter ATP-binding protein — MAKNSNYISAKESRRISRENRKITSEIEKKRNRKHIPESEYVTKMKNPDNCVEFDNVHTYFFTDIGTVKAVDGVSFEVPQGKTVGIVGESGCGKSVTSLSLMQLVQRPSGQTVEGEIRFNDGDRTINVVNAPASAMQKLRGNKMSMIFQEPMTSLNPVFRIGAQVDEVIALHNPEMSPEQVKARTIEMLQMVGIANKEGVYQMYPHELSGGMRQRIMIAMALACDPKLIIADEPTTALDVTIQAQILDLLRNLKDKINSSIMLITHDLGVVAEMADYVVVMYAGRVIEKGTAREIFKDPRHPYTIGLMKSKPVVGKYVEKLYNIPGNVPNPIDMPDYCYFKDRCDMCVEKCSGKYPGVYKVSPTHEVSCYRCEDMANNSKTEEGGAK; from the coding sequence ATGGCAAAAAATTCAAATTACATCTCGGCTAAAGAGTCAAGAAGGATTTCACGTGAGAACCGTAAGATCACATCCGAGATTGAGAAAAAAAGAAATAGAAAGCATATTCCTGAGAGTGAATATGTTACAAAGATGAAGAATCCTGATAACTGCGTCGAATTTGACAATGTTCATACATATTTCTTCACAGATATAGGTACGGTTAAGGCTGTTGACGGTGTATCCTTTGAAGTGCCACAGGGTAAGACTGTAGGTATCGTTGGTGAGTCAGGCTGTGGTAAATCGGTTACCAGTCTTTCACTCATGCAGCTGGTACAGAGACCTTCAGGACAGACTGTGGAAGGTGAAATTCGTTTTAACGATGGTGACAGGACAATAAATGTAGTCAATGCACCTGCATCAGCAATGCAGAAGCTTCGTGGAAATAAGATGTCAATGATTTTCCAGGAGCCTATGACATCTCTTAATCCTGTATTCAGAATAGGTGCTCAGGTTGATGAGGTTATAGCTCTTCACAATCCTGAGATGTCACCTGAGCAGGTTAAGGCCAGAACCATTGAGATGCTCCAGATGGTTGGTATTGCTAATAAAGAGGGTGTTTATCAGATGTACCCTCATGAGCTTTCAGGTGGTATGCGTCAGCGTATCATGATAGCTATGGCGCTTGCCTGTGATCCTAAGCTTATTATTGCGGATGAGCCTACAACAGCACTTGATGTTACTATTCAGGCTCAGATTTTGGACCTTCTCAGAAACCTTAAGGATAAAATCAATTCGTCAATCATGCTTATCACACATGACCTTGGCGTAGTTGCTGAGATGGCTGACTATGTGGTGGTTATGTATGCAGGTCGTGTTATTGAAAAAGGTACTGCAAGAGAGATATTCAAGGATCCCAGACATCCCTATACGATTGGTCTTATGAAATCTAAGCCCGTTGTAGGTAAGTATGTTGAAAAACTTTACAATATCCCCGGAAATGTACCGAACCCTATTGATATGCCTGATTACTGCTATTTTAAGGATAGATGTGATATGTGTGTAGAGAAATGTTCCGGAAAATATCCCGGAGTATACAAGGTTTCTCCCACTCATGAAGTAAGCTGTTACAGATGCGAAGATATGGCTAATAATTCAAAGACTGAAGAAGGAGGTGCAAAGTAA
- a CDS encoding ABC transporter permease produces MSEDNKNVVKKEEMHLDDANRVRVLSPGMMVLKRFLRNRLAIVGMVIIVAMFLFAFVGGALYPYSESKVFYKTEQVMKEFAGATEIDQFQFQTADGVKLPSDINSKALIAVSKKKYVFQTRDGQMMGMSPAAEDSDVFLIYSLEPAQVFLKGNKEFDAAVEAGRADFEQDGKIYMFDGEDFKADVYEATELAVASKRSFTGYSKDTKFSYEFYRNALVAVATKATSFDADGVSYSLNEEGLVESNGEGYAVVSNMNFNAIDPGTFLDPAYKAAALEAFDAQGNSGSFEYADADGNNIEYRFEKKTGQYTIKKFQETRLIDIYAAPSKAHPVGTDANGMDLLARLMYGGRISLLIGFVVVFIEVFIGMIIGGVAGFFGGWVDNLLMRLVDVVYCIPAMPLYLILGSIMDYYQASPRARIYLLCVVMAVIGWVGIARIVRGQILSLREQEFMVAAEALGISTYRRIFKHLIPNVIPQLIVFASMGLGEVILSEASLSFLGLGIKYPAASWGSIINAVNDSYVMTNYLFVWLPAGTFILLTVLAFNFIGDGLRDAFDPKMKR; encoded by the coding sequence ATGTCAGAAGATAATAAGAACGTAGTAAAAAAAGAAGAAATGCATCTTGATGATGCAAACAGAGTCCGTGTCCTCTCTCCGGGAATGATGGTCCTCAAGAGATTCCTTAGAAACAGACTCGCTATAGTTGGAATGGTAATTATTGTTGCAATGTTCCTGTTTGCGTTTGTTGGTGGAGCGCTTTATCCTTATTCAGAGAGTAAGGTGTTCTACAAGACAGAGCAGGTTATGAAAGAATTTGCAGGTGCTACTGAAATTGATCAGTTCCAGTTCCAGACAGCTGATGGAGTAAAACTTCCTTCAGATATCAATTCAAAGGCACTTATAGCAGTTTCAAAAAAGAAATATGTTTTCCAGACCAGAGACGGACAGATGATGGGAATGTCACCTGCTGCAGAAGATTCAGATGTTTTCCTTATATATTCACTTGAGCCCGCACAGGTATTTCTTAAGGGCAACAAGGAATTTGATGCTGCGGTAGAAGCAGGAAGAGCTGATTTCGAGCAGGATGGAAAAATCTATATGTTTGATGGCGAGGATTTCAAGGCTGATGTATATGAAGCTACCGAACTCGCGGTTGCAAGTAAGAGATCCTTTACAGGATATAGCAAGGATACCAAGTTCTCATATGAGTTCTATAGAAATGCTCTTGTTGCTGTTGCTACAAAGGCTACTTCGTTTGATGCGGATGGTGTAAGCTATTCTTTAAATGAGGAAGGTCTTGTTGAATCAAACGGTGAAGGCTATGCTGTTGTTTCTAACATGAACTTTAATGCAATTGATCCCGGTACTTTCCTTGATCCTGCATATAAGGCTGCTGCTCTTGAAGCTTTCGATGCACAGGGCAATTCAGGTTCCTTTGAATATGCAGATGCGGATGGTAATAATATAGAGTATAGATTTGAGAAAAAGACCGGACAGTACACAATCAAAAAGTTCCAGGAGACAAGACTTATCGATATTTATGCTGCTCCTTCAAAGGCACACCCTGTAGGAACGGATGCTAACGGAATGGACCTTCTTGCCCGTCTTATGTATGGTGGCAGAATCTCACTTCTTATAGGCTTTGTCGTAGTGTTTATCGAGGTATTCATCGGTATGATCATCGGTGGTGTTGCAGGTTTCTTTGGCGGTTGGGTAGATAACCTCCTTATGAGACTTGTTGACGTGGTTTATTGTATTCCCGCTATGCCTTTATACCTTATACTTGGTTCAATCATGGATTATTATCAGGCCAGCCCCAGAGCACGTATTTATCTTCTTTGCGTGGTTATGGCGGTTATCGGATGGGTTGGAATTGCACGTATTGTAAGAGGTCAGATCCTTTCACTTCGTGAGCAGGAGTTCATGGTAGCTGCTGAAGCACTGGGTATCAGCACATACCGCAGAATTTTCAAGCACCTTATTCCAAACGTAATTCCTCAGCTTATCGTATTTGCAAGTATGGGACTTGGTGAGGTTATCCTTTCTGAGGCTTCACTTTCATTCCTTGGTCTGGGTATCAAGTATCCTGCTGCTTCATGGGGAAGTATCATAAATGCGGTTAATGATTCATACGTTATGACTAATTACCTCTTTGTATGGCTTCCTGCAGGAACATTTATCCTTCTTACAGTTCTTGCATTTAACTTTATTGGTGACGGACTGAGAGATGCATTCGATCCAAAGATGAAAAGATAA
- a CDS encoding ABC transporter substrate-binding protein produces the protein MKKLGKFLALGLAGTMVVSAVGCGGDANTGADNSTTESADTAESTADASTEEAADATEAESTEEAEEATESTGSGAPLVIGESEFSEKFSPFFANTAYDINVEQMTSIPLLKVDRMGEIIMNGIEGETKEYDGNSYEYKGPANCEITENEDGTVDYAFEMRDDITFSDGEPVTIDDVIFTMYVLADPSYDGSSSFNALPITGMEAYRSGSDTLFNLLVKAGEDNTDFTYFTEEQQKQFWETDFPKAKEQFINDIADYCSANGAVSDDEDVAKDPIANAMANWGYGKAEGGVLTAPSGATFDVKGGQAPTVDDFWNEIMAAYENDVMTATDKEKAGDGILDMLSDDYKNSVETGESAPSITGIEKTGDNSMVVHMDKLDATAIYSLCLEIAPLHYYGDKSLYDYDNNTFGFTKGDLSAVRSKTTQPLGAGPYVFDKYENKIVYFKANENYYLGAPIIKDVQMKVTQQSDAEPAIVQGTIDVAEPSANKSTLEQIAGDNSNGELTGDKIATSLVDNNGYGYIGMNSENVKVGSDPGSDESKALRKAIATVLAVHRDVVVDSYYGDAANVINYPISNTSWAAPQASDPDYKVAFSTDVDGNPIYTDGMSEDEKYDAALQAALGFFEKAGYTVSDGKLTAAPEGAKLSYEAMIPADGKGDHPSFGILTAAKEDLAKIGFDLIINDLSDSSVLWTATEGGTAEIWCAAWGSSIDPDMYQIYHSEGGSAYMYRINQKELDDLVVEGRSTTDQAVRKAIYKEALDYIVDYAVEIPIYQRQQCSIYSVDRVNTDSEMLQDQTTFFHFFASTSAHDGIEKLMTK, from the coding sequence ATGAAAAAGTTAGGCAAATTTCTGGCATTAGGACTTGCCGGAACAATGGTTGTTTCAGCTGTTGGCTGTGGCGGCGATGCTAACACAGGCGCAGACAATAGCACAACCGAATCTGCAGATACAGCAGAGTCTACTGCAGATGCTTCTACTGAGGAAGCTGCTGATGCTACAGAGGCAGAATCCACAGAGGAAGCTGAAGAAGCTACTGAGAGCACAGGAAGCGGAGCTCCGCTCGTAATCGGAGAGTCTGAATTCTCTGAGAAGTTCAGTCCTTTCTTCGCAAACACAGCTTACGATATCAACGTTGAGCAGATGACTTCAATTCCGTTACTTAAGGTTGATCGTATGGGTGAGATCATCATGAATGGTATCGAGGGCGAGACCAAAGAGTATGACGGCAATAGCTATGAGTACAAGGGACCCGCTAACTGTGAGATTACCGAGAACGAAGACGGCACAGTTGATTATGCATTCGAGATGCGTGATGACATCACATTCTCTGATGGTGAGCCTGTTACAATCGATGACGTTATTTTCACAATGTATGTACTTGCAGATCCTTCTTATGATGGAAGCTCATCCTTCAATGCACTTCCTATCACAGGTATGGAAGCATACAGAAGCGGTTCAGATACACTCTTCAACCTCCTTGTAAAGGCTGGTGAGGATAACACAGACTTCACATATTTTACAGAAGAACAGCAGAAGCAGTTCTGGGAGACAGATTTCCCTAAAGCTAAGGAACAGTTCATCAACGATATCGCAGATTACTGCTCAGCTAATGGCGCTGTTTCTGATGATGAAGATGTCGCTAAGGATCCTATTGCAAACGCAATGGCTAACTGGGGATATGGTAAAGCAGAAGGTGGCGTTCTTACAGCTCCTTCAGGTGCTACATTTGATGTAAAGGGTGGCCAGGCCCCTACAGTTGATGATTTCTGGAATGAAATCATGGCTGCTTATGAAAACGACGTTATGACAGCTACAGATAAGGAAAAGGCTGGCGACGGCATCCTTGATATGCTTTCAGACGATTATAAGAACTCTGTTGAGACAGGTGAGTCTGCACCTTCTATCACAGGTATTGAGAAGACAGGTGACAACTCAATGGTTGTTCACATGGACAAGCTTGATGCAACAGCTATCTACAGCCTTTGCTTAGAGATTGCTCCTCTTCACTACTATGGTGATAAATCTCTCTATGATTATGACAACAATACTTTCGGATTCACAAAGGGTGACCTTTCAGCTGTAAGATCTAAGACAACTCAGCCTCTTGGCGCTGGCCCTTATGTATTTGATAAGTATGAGAACAAGATTGTTTACTTTAAGGCAAACGAGAACTACTATCTTGGCGCTCCTATCATTAAGGACGTTCAGATGAAGGTTACTCAGCAGTCTGATGCTGAGCCTGCTATCGTTCAGGGTACAATTGATGTTGCTGAGCCTTCAGCTAACAAGTCTACTCTTGAGCAGATTGCCGGAGACAACTCAAACGGCGAGCTTACAGGTGACAAGATTGCTACATCACTTGTAGACAACAACGGTTATGGTTATATCGGAATGAACTCTGAGAACGTTAAGGTTGGTTCAGATCCCGGAAGCGATGAGTCTAAGGCTCTTCGTAAGGCTATTGCAACTGTTCTTGCTGTACACAGAGACGTAGTTGTTGATTCTTACTACGGCGATGCAGCTAACGTTATCAACTATCCTATTTCAAACACATCTTGGGCAGCACCTCAGGCATCTGATCCTGATTACAAGGTTGCTTTCTCAACAGATGTTGATGGAAATCCTATTTATACAGACGGCATGAGCGAAGATGAGAAATATGATGCAGCTCTTCAGGCAGCTCTTGGATTCTTCGAGAAAGCCGGATACACAGTTTCTGATGGTAAGCTTACAGCAGCTCCTGAAGGTGCTAAGCTTTCATACGAGGCAATGATCCCTGCAGATGGTAAGGGTGATCACCCTTCATTCGGTATCCTTACAGCAGCTAAGGAAGACCTTGCAAAGATTGGCTTCGACCTTATTATCAATGACCTTTCAGATTCTTCTGTTCTTTGGACAGCAACTGAAGGTGGCACAGCTGAAATCTGGTGTGCAGCTTGGGGTTCATCAATCGATCCCGATATGTATCAGATCTATCACTCAGAAGGTGGTTCTGCTTACATGTACAGAATTAACCAGAAGGAACTTGATGACCTTGTAGTTGAAGGAAGATCTACTACAGATCAGGCAGTACGTAAGGCTATCTATAAGGAAGCTCTTGACTATATTGTTGATTATGCTGTAGAAATCCCGATCTATCAGAGACAGCAGTGTTCTATCTATTCAGTAGATCGTGTCAATACAGATTCTGAGATGCTTCAGGATCAGACAACATTCTTCCACTTCTTCGCAAGCACAAGTGCTCACGATGGAATTGAGAAGCTTATGACTAAGTAA